The Candidatus Stygibacter australis genome includes a window with the following:
- a CDS encoding HAD-IA family hydrolase, giving the protein MKNIIFDLGNVLINYDFELFFEKLGYKRYERSLKEAHGPIFAFECGAMTTEDFLKELQAIYKPDMDAEDFKDAWCDVFWANDELLDIVPRLTSEHRLMILSNNDELHFPYIWDKYLKLHIFEMENIMITSRLGYIKPDIRVYQEAVSRYDFDWQDSIFIDDVKINTEVAEKLGAKTIWHQNNTETIEALNKILEDTRA; this is encoded by the coding sequence ATGAAAAATATCATATTTGATCTGGGCAATGTACTGATAAATTATGACTTTGAGCTTTTCTTTGAGAAACTGGGATATAAAAGATATGAAAGATCACTAAAGGAAGCGCATGGTCCGATTTTTGCTTTTGAGTGTGGGGCGATGACTACAGAAGATTTTCTGAAGGAATTGCAGGCGATATATAAACCGGATATGGATGCTGAAGATTTTAAAGATGCCTGGTGTGATGTTTTCTGGGCAAATGATGAGTTATTGGATATCGTACCGAGATTAACATCAGAGCACAGATTAATGATACTTTCTAATAATGACGAACTGCATTTCCCTTATATCTGGGATAAGTATCTGAAACTGCATATTTTTGAGATGGAAAATATCATGATTACCAGCAGACTGGGATATATTAAACCCGATATTCGTGTATATCAGGAAGCAGTAAGCAGATATGATTTTGATTGGCAGGATTCAATATTCATTGATGATGTGAAAATCAATACAGAAGTTGCTGAGAAACTTGGTGCAAAAACGATCTGGCATCAAAATAATACTGAGACAATAGAAGCATTAAATAAAATCCTGGAGGATACCAGAGCTTAA
- the dtd gene encoding D-aminoacyl-tRNA deacylase produces MRLVIQRVLSAQVEVAGEVIARIGKGLLVLVGIGKNDDGSSIEWLANKTVDLRIFEDENQKMNLGLQDIGGEILLVSQFTLYADCQRGRRPGFDQAALPEIAEKQFDEFVHVVNSLGITAQTGRFGADMKVSLVNDGPVTIILEKQ; encoded by the coding sequence ATGCGACTGGTTATCCAGAGAGTGCTATCTGCCCAGGTGGAAGTGGCAGGAGAAGTAATAGCCAGGATTGGAAAAGGTTTGCTGGTGCTGGTAGGAATTGGTAAAAATGATGATGGCTCATCTATTGAGTGGTTGGCAAATAAGACAGTTGATCTCAGGATTTTTGAGGATGAAAACCAGAAAATGAACCTTGGTTTGCAGGATATTGGAGGTGAAATTCTGCTGGTCTCTCAATTCACACTTTATGCGGATTGCCAGCGGGGGAGACGTCCGGGTTTTGATCAGGCAGCTCTGCCGGAAATTGCGGAAAAGCAATTCGATGAATTTGTGCATGTAGTAAACAGTTTAGGAATTACTGCCCAAACAGGCAGATTTGGAGCAGACATGAAAGTGAGTTTGGTTAATGATGGACCTGTAACAATTATATTGGAAAAACAATGA